The proteins below come from a single Megalops cyprinoides isolate fMegCyp1 chromosome 5, fMegCyp1.pri, whole genome shotgun sequence genomic window:
- the LOC118777640 gene encoding sphingosine 1-phosphate receptor 3: protein MNSRISLHYNYTGKLDNRKEESGAIDAKTVVFLIICCCIVLENFIVLVAILKNHKFHNRMYFFIANLALCDLLAGVTYIVNLLMSGERTLQLSPAIWFVREGSMFVALGASTFSLLAIAIERHMTMIKMRPYDANKKYRVFLLIGACWLIAILLGALPIMGWNCLDNLPDCSTVLPLYTKKYVAFCITIFMALLLAICVLYARIYTLVKSSSRKVTKHSNSERSMALLRTVVIVVGVFIACWTPIFVLLLIDVACKHKQCPVLFKADWFIALAVLNSAMNPVIYTLASKEMRRAFFGLVCGCLVRTKAARAVLQPGFENSRSKSSSSHCQKQDKENPEIVASPTSQKSP from the coding sequence ATGAACAGCCGGATTTCTCTTCATTACAACTACACGGGAAAACTGGACAATCGTAAGGAAGAAAGTGGCGCTATAGATGCTAAAACTGTGGTATTCCTAATTATATGCTGCTGTATAGTCCTAGAGAACTTCATAGTGCTGGTGGCAATATTGAAAAACCACAAATTCCACAACCGCATGTATTTCTTCATTGCGAATCTGGCACTCTGTGACTTGCTGGCAGGAGTGACCTATATAGTCAACTTGCTCATGTCAGGTGAGAGGACACTCCAGCTGTCTCCTGCTATTTGGTTTGTACGAGAAGGGAGCATGTTTGTTGCACTGGGCGCCTCCACCTTCAGTTTGCTTGCAATTGCCATTGAGAGACACATGACCATGATTAAAATGAGGCCTTACGACGCAAACAAGAAATACAGAGTGTTCCTGCTCATCGGTGCCTGTTGGCTGATAGCCATTTTATTGGGAGCTTTGCCAATCATGGGGTGGAACTGTCTGGACAATCTGCCCGACTGTTCCACTGTCTTACCTCTCTACACCAAGAAGTACGTGGCCTTTTGCATTACGATCTTCATGGCCTTGCTGCTGGCCATCTGCGTGCTGTACGCCCGCATCTACACGCTTGTGAAGTCCAGCAGCCGCAAGGTCACCAAGCACAGCAACTCGGAGCGCTCCATGGCCCTGCTGCGGACGGTCGTCATCGTGGTGGGGGTTTTCATCGCCTGCTGGACGCCCATCTTTGTGCTCCTTCTGATTGATGTGGCCTGCAAGCACAAGCAGTGCCCAGTCCTCTTCAAGGCCGACTGGTTCATCGCACTGGCGGTGCTGAACTCGGCGATGAACCCGGTCATCTACACGCTGGCCAGCAAGGAGATGAGGCGCGCCTTCTTCGGCCTGGTCTGCGGCTGCCTGGTCAGGACCAAGGCCGCTCGCGCTGTGCTGCAGCCCGGCTTCGAAAACAGCAGGAGCAAATCCAGCAGCAGCCACTGCCAGAAACAGGACAAGGAGAACCCGGAGATTGTGGCGTCCCCCACGTCTCAAAAATCCCCATAA